From one Lolium rigidum isolate FL_2022 chromosome 4, APGP_CSIRO_Lrig_0.1, whole genome shotgun sequence genomic stretch:
- the LOC124647754 gene encoding uncharacterized protein LOC124647754, with the protein MPRTSARKSPMRGAAEEEENAPWTPQCSPDPPLPRLILSVDHRRRRYLPKLQQNRKLRTDKVAMDGALELALFHGQDRSLFHRLVRDLSQDAESMRWVMAFWLWLESAGHHNFIHRVSAMPGPVVRRFVEEALACLARLAGRKLAGAGELLPCTNALLAERIENVSYFDERRGEVAPSVRSLYKNICRVVFNDACLADDAVFLPRTATTNRVGGSGTSAPRAVGTPVVAAFAGTAPVVRNRNTAAVSFSQLNAMAAPWCPIPIRAAAYEQQQQQQPQQEAISPIPEEFRSLFITFSRGYPISKEDIEEFFNAIHGPCVEAVMVERAPSGQMPVYGRVVLRSPDMIPLLLGGQQTAKYIIKGKHLWARIFVPTARHPTISA; encoded by the exons ATGCCGAGGACCTCTGCGAGGAAGTCGCCGATGAGAGGagcagctgaggaggaggagaacgcgCCCTGGACGCCCCAATGCAGCCCCGACCCGCCGCTGCCCCGCCTGATCCTCTCCGTCGACCACCGCCGTCGTCG GTATCTTCCAAAACTGCAGCAAAACCGAAAGCTACGCACAGACAAA GTAGCCATGGATGGAGCCCTCGAGCTGGCGCTGTTCCACGGGCAGGATCGCAGCCTGTTCCACCGGCTGGTGCGGGACCTGTCTCAGGACGCCGAGAGCATGCGGTGGGTGATGGCGTTCTGGCTCTGGCTCGAATCGGCGGGGCACCACAACTTCATCCACCGCGTCTCCGCGATGCCAGGCCCCGTCGTGCGGCGCTTCGTCGAAGAGGCGCTCGCCTGCCTCGCGCGCCTCGCCGGCCGGAAGCtggccggcgccggcgagctccTTCCCTGCACGAACGCGCTCCTGGCCGAGCGCATCGAGAATGTGAGCTACTTCGACGAGCGCCGCGGCGAGGTCGCGCCCAGCGTCAGGTCCCTGTACAAGAACATCTGCCGCGTCGTCTTCAACGACGCCTGCCTCGCCGACGACGCCGTCTTCctgccgaggaccgccaccactaACAGAGTCGGTGGCAGTGGCACCTCCGCGCCGCGCGCCGTCGGCACGCCCGTGGTGGCCGCGTTCGCCGGTACCGCCCCAGTGGTCCGCAACCGCAACACGGCGGCGGTGTCTTTCTCCCAGCTGAACGCGATGGCAGCACCGTGGTGCCCTATCCCTATCCGTGCGGCGGCgtatgagcagcagcagcagcagcagccgcagcaggAGGCCATCAGCCCCATACCGGAGGAGTTCCGCTCGCTCTTCATCACCTTCTCCCGAGGCTACCCCATCAGCAAGGAGGACATCGAGGAGTTCTTCAACGC GATTCACGGGCCGTGCGTGGAGGCAGTGATGGTGGAGAGGGCGCCATCGGGGCAGATGCCGGTGTACGGGAGGGTGGTGCTGCGCAGCCCGGACATGATCCCGCTGCTGCTCGGCGGCCAGCAGACGGCCAAGTACATTATCAAGGGCAAGCACCTCTGGGCCAGGATCTTCGTGCCCACCGCTAGGCACCCGACCATCTCTGCTTGA
- the LOC124706230 gene encoding 8-amino-7-oxononanoate synthase isoform X3, producing MAQWDALVDAALAGLASRSLLRATRPISLSPPPATPETFPGPGPWDRAGVEIRLDRATLHQWLAEGGEASGQEEELGEKLILFSGNDYMGLSSHPAIREAAAKAAQEYGMGPRGSALICGYTSYHKLVEESLAELKKKEDCLLCPTGFSANMAVMTALGSISSLLAVGRKPTGDERIAIFSDALNHASIIDGIRLVERQQEAVAFVYKHCDMSHLDFLLSSCSIEKKVVVTDSLFSMDGDFAPLPQLVELRRKYGFLLVIDDAHGTLVCGDNGGGAPELFDCENEIDISVGTLSKAAGCLGGFVACSTRWKRLIQSRGRSFIFSTALPVPVVASVHAALHVSRKEQWRRTLVWRHVQYFASLTKLDITSPIISIVVGSEEAALRAGRHMLRSGFHVTPIRPPTVPPNSCRLRITLSASHSSDDIKRLVDALTPWLPGKHAKQSFSKGHAEQSFTTSSKL from the exons ATGGCGCAGTGGGACGCGCTCGTGGACGCCGCGCTCGCCGGGCTGGCGTCCAGGAGCCTCCTGCGCGCCACGCGCCCCATTTCGCTCTCACCGCCGCCCGCGACGCCGGAGACCTTCCCAGGCCCCGGCCCGTGGGACCGCGCCGGCGTCGAGATCCGCCTCGACCGCGCCACCCTCCACCAGTGGCTCGCCGAAG GTGGCGAGGCTAGTGGCCAAGAAGAGGAGCTGGGTGAGAAGCTGATTCTGTTCTCCGGCAATGACTACATGGGTCTCAGCTCGCATCCGGCAATCCGTGAGGCTGCCGCAAAG GCAGCTCAAGAGTACGGCATGGGCCCGAGAGGCTCCGCGTTGATATGCGGCTACACTTCTTATCACAAATTGGTGGAGGAATCGCTGGCAGAGTTGAAGAAAAAAGAG GATTGCCTTCTCTGCCCCACCGGATTTTCTGCCAATATGGCTGTGATGACTGCTCTGGGAAGTATCAGCTCTCTTTTGGCGGTTGGGAGAAAACCCACAGGGGATGAGAGGATTGCTATCTTTTCAGATGCTCTGAACCATGCTTCGATCATCGATGGGATCCGCCTTGTTGAGCGACAGCAAGAAGCTGTAGCGTTTGTCTACAAGCACTGTGACATGTCCCATCTCGATTTCCTCCT GTCCAGTTGCTCAATAGAAAAGAAAGTTGTTGTCACAGATAG CTTGTTCAGCATGGATGGTGATTTTGCTCCATTACCTCAACTTGTGGAATTACGCAGGAAGTATGGATTTCTATTGGTCATCGATGAT GCACATGGAACACTTGTTTGTGGTGATAATGGTGGTGGTGCACCCGAGCTGTTTGATTGTGAGAATGAAATCGACATAAGTGTTGGTACCTTAAGCAAGGCTGCCGGCTGCCTGGGTGGGTTTGTAGCATGCAG CACTCGATGGAAGAGGTTAATTCAATCGCGAGGTCGTTCATTCATATTTTCAACTGCTTTACCCGTGCCAGTAGTTGCCTCTGTTCATG CGGCCCTCCATGTCTCAAGGAAGGAACAATGGCGGAGAACATTGGTCTGGAGGCACGTGCAGTATTTTGCCTCTTTGACGAAACTTGATATAACTAGTCCCATAATATCCATAGTAGTTGGAAGTGAAGAAGCAGCACTGAGGGCTGGCAG GCATATGCTGAGATCTGGATTTCATGTTACACCAATTCGACCGCCCACAGTACCACCCAACTCATGCAG GTTGCGAATAACTCTGAGCGCTTCTCATTCCTCGGATGACATCAAGAGGCTAGTCGATGCGCTCACTCCCTGGCTACCAGGCAAACATGCCAAGCAGAGTTTTTCCAAGGGGCATGCTGAACAGAGCTTCACCACGTCATCAAAACTGTAA